ATGGTGCGTGCCCCCACGGCCGGCATCGAGGCTCCCTTCCCCCTCGACGACTTCACGCGGTGGCGCCTGCTGGAGGGGCTCGACGACATCGGACTCAGCCTGCGCCACGAGGCCGACGTCGCCGCCTACGAGTCCGTGCGGCCGGACTGGCTGCCGACCACGTCGCCGGCCTGACGCTCTCCGGAACCGCAGGCGCCGGCACGTTCGTCAGCCGAAGCGGGCGCGGAGGGCGAGGTAGCCGGCGAGACGCTCGGCCAGCGACGCCGCCTCGCCGACCCCGCGGAGGTTCGCCGGGTCGGAGTCGCACCCGGCCTCCGCGACGGACGCAAGCGCCCGGATGGCGTCGCCCGCCGGGGGGATGATCGCCCCGTGGCCCACGAGCAGCCTGGCCACCTCGTCCACCGAGGCGCCCGGCCGCACCGGGATGTCGGCGCGGGCGGCCACCTCCCACAGGGCGGCCTGGAGCCGGAGGGTGACGCCCGGCCACGTCTCGGGCAGGCGGCCGGCCGCCTTGGGCTGGCGCAGCACCGGAAGGTTCGACGCCTCACGCCACACGCCGGCGAGCGCGGCGGCGGCGGCGTCCCCGTCCAGCCGGAGCCGGGGGGCGGGGACGTCGAGATCCTGCAACCGGGTGGTCTCCGTGGTGTCCATGGACCAATCGTGCACTCGGGACCGCCGGTCGACCACTGGCAGGAACGACAACTTCCGCTAGAATACTGCCATGGCCGGTCGTGCCAAGAAGCGGCACACGGTGGCCGCCGTCATCGCCCACGGCGTGGCCCCCTTCGAGCTCGCCGTCGGCTGCGAGGTGTTCGGGATCGACCGTCCGGAGCTGGCGGACCCGTGGTACCGCTTCGTGGTGTGCGCGGCGGAGCCGCCGCCCATCCGCACCTCGGTGGGTTTCACCATCGACACGCCGTACGGCCTCGACGAGGTGTGCCGGGCCGACACGGTGATCCTCCCGGCGTGGACACCGAGCGACCGCGAGCTGCCGCCCGGGCTGGCCGAGGCGCTGCACACCGCCCACCGCCGGGGTGCCCGCATCCTGTCGGTGTGCTCGGGCGCCTTCGCGCTGGCGGCCACCGGCCTGCTGGACGGGCGGCGGGCCACCACCCACTGGATGTACGCCGAGAAGCTGGCCGAGCGCTACCCGTCGATCGACGTCGATCCCAAGGTGCTCTACGTCGACGAGGGCGACGTGATGACGTCGGCGGGCACGGCGGCCGGCATCGACCTGTGCCTCCACATCGTGCGCCAGGACCACGGCGCCGAGGTCGCCAACGCCGTCGCCCGCCGCATGGTGGTGCCGCCCCACCGCGACGGCGGGCAGGCGCAGTTCGTAGAGGCGCCCGTGCCGGCGGGCACCGGCGACGACCCGCTCGCCGCCACCCTGGGCTGGATGCAGGA
Above is a genomic segment from Acidimicrobiales bacterium containing:
- the ftrA gene encoding transcriptional regulator FtrA, which codes for MAGRAKKRHTVAAVIAHGVAPFELAVGCEVFGIDRPELADPWYRFVVCAAEPPPIRTSVGFTIDTPYGLDEVCRADTVILPAWTPSDRELPPGLAEALHTAHRRGARILSVCSGAFALAATGLLDGRRATTHWMYAEKLAERYPSIDVDPKVLYVDEGDVMTSAGTAAGIDLCLHIVRQDHGAEVANAVARRMVVPPHRDGGQAQFVEAPVPAGTGDDPLAATLGWMQEHLDRQLSVDDLARRAHMSPRTFARRFRAATGTTPHQWLLGQRVLLASRLLETTDEPVELVAQRCGMGTAANLRVHFSRVVGTSPLAYRRTFRGMDEAV